From Pseudomonas sp. G.S.17, the proteins below share one genomic window:
- a CDS encoding molecular chaperone, whose protein sequence is MSISSLPVLLRVPTPTQSSLTFCETNPRDLKRWISTLPKANLGEMARQLYQGLSELNQLLTPSDNRLQMLELLRPEVYFVCKHLERHFLNQAIVLDERPRKVANLCQALQNHLAVGYKLIIHRVAARLTKDRISLLSTALQRALHCLNGPLIRANQLYCPVQEGLWLEMHKIYQIARQHQLHLVAVNDELAHNVKTLTVEQTYVVALLMGCSRCNQMRQLNIGRLAEVLDSWSSLVRLQLPADDNSLFALAPDQDKPPLYTSLFTEQQIPQLVGMHTQALAAMINRYLETPAELRAQLPLLIPHGVTTDLLQHLAAAWGDVAERTFQRTPGQGTLNLCIGMSALHYYLGGQRSFSEMLQLPVISKAAQFKMELVGDKPDDPWASAFDTQRGNTSEVLLPFEEIQYQQTEAEGGEAASNAQQTFATYDLHIVNHSPGGYCLAWPKEVPPQLQAGELVGIQDDACQGWSIAVVRWVRQVRSGGTQMGIELIAPFAQPCGLQMIRPGQNSPYMRSLLLPEVRAIEQPATILAPRLPFQEGNSVMINIGGEERRGVLNNRRASSGSYNQFEYETFEAPKETGSDQPKAEQEFDSLWSSL, encoded by the coding sequence ATGAGTATTTCAAGCCTTCCCGTGTTGTTGCGTGTGCCCACGCCGACGCAGTCGAGCCTGACATTCTGTGAAACAAACCCTCGCGACCTGAAACGCTGGATCTCGACCCTGCCCAAAGCCAACCTGGGCGAGATGGCGCGCCAGCTCTATCAGGGGCTCAGCGAACTCAATCAGTTACTCACCCCCAGCGACAATCGCCTGCAAATGCTTGAGCTGTTGCGCCCCGAGGTGTACTTCGTCTGCAAGCACCTGGAGCGGCACTTCCTCAATCAGGCCATCGTTCTCGACGAGCGCCCGCGCAAGGTCGCCAATCTTTGCCAGGCTCTGCAAAACCACCTCGCCGTGGGCTACAAGCTGATCATCCACCGCGTGGCCGCGCGCCTGACCAAAGACCGCATCTCGCTGCTGAGCACCGCGTTGCAACGGGCGCTGCATTGCCTTAACGGTCCGTTGATTCGCGCCAACCAGTTGTACTGCCCGGTCCAGGAAGGTCTGTGGCTGGAGATGCACAAGATTTATCAGATCGCTCGCCAGCACCAGTTGCATCTGGTCGCGGTGAACGATGAGCTGGCTCACAACGTCAAGACCCTGACCGTCGAACAGACCTACGTCGTCGCCTTGTTGATGGGTTGCTCACGCTGCAACCAGATGCGTCAGCTCAATATCGGTCGTCTCGCCGAGGTCCTGGATTCGTGGAGTTCGCTGGTCCGCCTGCAACTTCCGGCCGACGACAACAGCCTGTTCGCACTCGCGCCCGACCAGGACAAGCCGCCGCTCTATACCTCGCTGTTCACCGAACAACAGATCCCGCAGCTGGTGGGCATGCACACCCAGGCGCTGGCGGCGATGATCAATCGCTATCTGGAAACACCTGCTGAACTGCGCGCGCAATTGCCGTTGCTGATTCCCCATGGCGTCACCACCGATCTGTTGCAGCATCTCGCGGCGGCCTGGGGTGATGTGGCCGAGCGCACGTTTCAGCGCACGCCGGGCCAGGGCACGCTGAACCTGTGCATCGGCATGAGCGCGCTGCACTATTACCTCGGCGGCCAACGATCATTCAGTGAAATGCTGCAATTGCCGGTCATCAGCAAGGCCGCGCAATTCAAGATGGAACTGGTCGGTGACAAGCCGGACGATCCCTGGGCCAGCGCGTTCGATACCCAGCGCGGCAACACTTCGGAGGTGCTGCTGCCCTTCGAAGAAATCCAGTACCAGCAAACCGAGGCCGAAGGTGGCGAAGCGGCGTCCAATGCCCAGCAGACCTTTGCGACCTACGACCTGCATATTGTCAATCACAGCCCCGGCGGCTATTGCCTGGCATGGCCCAAGGAAGTGCCGCCGCAATTGCAGGCCGGCGAACTGGTCGGTATTCAGGATGACGCTTGTCAGGGCTGGAGCATTGCGGTTGTGCGCTGGGTGCGACAAGTGCGCAGCGGCGGCACGCAGATGGGGATCGAGTTGATAGCGCCATTCGCGCAACCCTGCGGCCTGCAGATGATCAGACCCGGACAGAACAGCCCTTACATGCGTTCGTTGCTGCTACCGGAAGTGCGAGCCATTGAACAGCCCGCGACAATCCTCGCCCCGCGCCTGCCTTTCCAGGAAGGCAACAGCGTGATGATCAACATTGGCGGTGAAGAGCGCCGCGGCGTCCTCAACAACCGACGCGCCAGCAGCGGCAGCTACAACCAGTTCGAATACGAAACCTTCGAAGCACCCAAGGAAACCGGCAGCGACCAGCCCAAGGCAGAGCAGGAATTCGATTCGCTTTGGTCGTCGCTGTAA
- a CDS encoding TIGR02281 family clan AA aspartic protease yields MSQQPPGKRAGKVLMLLAWGAGMFLATRYFGEWEQRQENPNAVVTSQHGNGYIEVQLVGNRQGHFVSTGKINGRAVQFLLDTGATDVAIPGKVADILQLPRGVPLVVSTANGRTEGFRTSLERLQIGDIVLHNVRALVVPGLDGEQVLLGMSAMKQLEFTQRGGNMLLRQTTK; encoded by the coding sequence ATGAGTCAACAACCGCCCGGCAAGCGTGCGGGCAAGGTGTTGATGTTGCTGGCGTGGGGCGCGGGAATGTTTCTGGCGACCCGCTATTTTGGCGAGTGGGAACAGCGTCAGGAAAACCCCAACGCGGTGGTCACCTCGCAACACGGTAACGGTTATATAGAAGTGCAGCTGGTGGGCAACCGACAGGGGCATTTCGTCAGCACGGGCAAGATCAATGGTCGAGCCGTGCAGTTTTTGCTGGATACCGGCGCCACTGACGTGGCAATTCCGGGCAAGGTGGCGGACATCTTGCAACTGCCGCGAGGTGTGCCGTTGGTGGTGAGTACTGCGAACGGGCGTACCGAAGGCTTTCGAACTTCGCTGGAACGCCTGCAAATCGGCGATATCGTCCTGCACAATGTGCGCGCCCTGGTGGTGCCCGGGCTGGACGGTGAGCAAGTGCTGCTGGGCATGAGCGCTATGAAACAACTTGAATTCACCCAGCGCGGCGGCAACATGCTGCTGCGCCAGACGACGAAATAA
- the parC gene encoding DNA topoisomerase IV subunit A: MSDILADSLDGVERRSLADFTEQAYLNYSMYVIMDRALPHIGDGLKPVQRRIIYAMSELGLDADSKHKKSARTVGDVLGKFHPHGDSACYEAMVLMAQPFSYRYTLVDGQGNWGAPDDPKSFAAMRYTEARLSRYSEVLLSELGQGTADWVPNFDGTLNEPAVLPARLPNILLNGTTGIAVGMATDVPPHNLREVATACVRLLDEPKATVAELCEHILGPDYPTEAEIITPRADLLKMYETGKGSVRMRAVYHIEDGDIVVTSLPHQVSGAKVIEQIAGLMQAKPSKAPQVADLRDESDHENPCRLVIIPVNSRVDHDALMQHLFATTDLESSYRVNINIIGLDGKPQLKNLRALLVEWLEFRTNTVRRRLQFRLDKVDRRLHLLDGLLIAYLNLDEVIHIIRTEEHPRARLIERFELSEIQADYILDTRLRQLARLEEMKLRNEQDELNKERAKLMALLGSEAKLKKLVRTELIKDAETYGDDRRSPIVERAEAKALTEHDLLPNEKVTVVLSEKGWVRSAKGHDIDATGLSYKAGDGFMTAAAGRSNQYAVFIDSTGRSYSLAAHTLPSARGQGEPLTGKLQPPPGATFECVLLPEDDALYVIASDAGYGFVVKGEDLQAKNKAGKALLSLPAGAKVILPRAVPDREQNWLAAVTTEGRLLIFKISDLPQLGKGKGNKIIGIPGDRVASREEYVTDLAVIPQGATLVLQAGKRTLSLKPDDLEHYKGERGRRGNKLPRGFQRVDALLVENAG, translated from the coding sequence ATGAGCGACATCCTTGCAGACAGCTTAGATGGCGTAGAACGCCGATCACTGGCTGACTTCACCGAACAGGCCTACCTCAACTATTCCATGTACGTAATCATGGACCGTGCCTTGCCGCATATCGGCGACGGCCTCAAGCCTGTGCAGCGGCGCATCATCTACGCCATGAGCGAGCTGGGCCTGGACGCCGATTCCAAGCACAAGAAGTCGGCGCGTACCGTCGGTGACGTGCTCGGCAAGTTCCACCCGCACGGCGACTCGGCCTGCTACGAAGCCATGGTCCTGATGGCGCAGCCGTTCAGCTATCGCTACACGCTGGTGGATGGGCAGGGGAACTGGGGGGCGCCGGATGATCCCAAGTCCTTCGCCGCCATGCGTTACACCGAAGCACGGTTGTCGCGTTATTCCGAAGTGCTGCTCAGCGAGCTGGGCCAGGGCACGGCGGACTGGGTGCCGAACTTCGACGGCACTCTGAACGAACCTGCGGTTTTGCCGGCACGTTTGCCGAATATCCTGCTCAACGGCACCACCGGCATCGCGGTCGGCATGGCCACCGACGTGCCGCCGCACAACCTGCGGGAAGTGGCGACGGCCTGCGTGCGTTTGCTGGACGAGCCCAAGGCGACGGTCGCCGAGCTGTGCGAACACATCCTCGGCCCGGATTACCCGACCGAAGCGGAAATCATCACGCCCCGCGCCGATCTGCTGAAAATGTACGAAACCGGCAAAGGCTCAGTGCGCATGCGCGCCGTCTACCACATTGAAGATGGCGATATCGTCGTCACCTCGCTGCCGCATCAGGTGTCCGGCGCCAAGGTCATCGAACAGATTGCCGGGCTGATGCAGGCCAAGCCGTCCAAGGCGCCACAGGTCGCCGACCTGCGTGACGAATCGGACCACGAGAACCCGTGCCGCCTGGTGATCATCCCGGTCAACAGCCGGGTAGACCATGACGCGCTGATGCAGCACCTGTTTGCGACGACCGATCTGGAGTCCAGCTACCGGGTCAACATCAACATCATTGGCCTGGACGGCAAGCCGCAGCTGAAAAACCTGCGCGCCTTGCTGGTGGAATGGCTGGAATTCCGCACCAATACCGTCCGCCGCCGCTTGCAGTTCCGCCTCGATAAAGTGGATCGCCGCCTGCATCTGTTGGACGGTTTGCTCATCGCTTACCTCAATCTGGATGAAGTTATTCATATCATCCGCACGGAAGAACATCCGCGCGCCAGATTGATCGAGCGCTTCGAACTCAGCGAAATCCAGGCCGATTACATCCTTGATACGCGTTTGCGTCAGTTGGCGCGCCTCGAAGAAATGAAGCTGCGCAACGAACAGGATGAACTGAACAAGGAACGCGCCAAGCTCATGGCGTTGCTGGGCAGTGAAGCCAAGCTCAAGAAGCTGGTGCGTACCGAGCTGATCAAGGACGCCGAAACCTATGGTGACGACCGCCGCTCGCCGATTGTCGAGCGTGCCGAAGCCAAGGCGCTGACCGAGCACGATCTGCTGCCGAACGAGAAAGTGACCGTTGTTCTGTCGGAAAAAGGCTGGGTGCGCTCGGCCAAAGGCCACGACATCGATGCGACCGGGCTTTCCTACAAGGCGGGAGACGGTTTCATGACCGCCGCTGCGGGCCGTTCCAATCAATACGCGGTGTTTATCGACTCGACCGGGCGCAGCTATTCCCTCGCGGCCCACACGCTGCCGTCGGCGCGCGGCCAGGGCGAACCCCTGACCGGCAAGCTCCAGCCGCCGCCGGGCGCAACCTTCGAATGCGTATTGTTGCCCGAAGATGACGCGCTGTACGTGATCGCTTCGGACGCCGGTTACGGCTTTGTGGTCAAGGGTGAAGATTTGCAAGCCAAGAACAAGGCGGGCAAGGCGCTGTTGAGTCTGCCTGCCGGTGCCAAGGTGATTCTGCCGCGCGCAGTGCCGGACCGTGAGCAGAACTGGCTGGCTGCGGTGACCACCGAAGGCCGCCTGCTGATTTTCAAAATCAGCGATTTGCCGCAGTTGGGCAAGGGCAAGGGCAACAAGATCATCGGCATTCCGGGAGATCGGGTGGCGAGTCGTGAAGAGTACGTAACCGATCTGGCGGTGATCCCGCAAGGGGCGACATTGGTCCTGCAAGCGGGCAAACGGACGCTGTCGCTCAAGCCTGATGACCTCGAACATTACAAGGGCGAGCGTGGTCGGCGGGGTAATAAGTTGCCAAGGGGCTTCCAGCGCGTCGATGCGCTGTTGGTGGAAAACGCCGGATAA
- the serB gene encoding phosphoserine phosphatase SerB, translating into MREIVLINITGVDRPGLTAAITGVLAQGGVNILDIGQAVIHDTLSFGILVEIPGTEQGSSVLKDILFTAYKLDQQVRFTAVSEEDYQHWVDGQGKSRHIVTLLTRKVTAEQLQRVSSITAKYGLNIDQIDRLSGRMPLDTPADKGKGCIEFSVRGEPADPKAMQAEFLSVAQALNVDIAFQQDSLFRRNRRLAVFDMDSTLIEAEVIDELAKAHGVGELVSEITERAMRGELDFRASFKERLALLKGLDVSVLDEIGASLRLTEGAETLFAELKRLGYKTAILSGGFTYFAKQLQAKLGIDYVFANELEVVDGKCTGNAIEPIVDAQRKADLLRELALKEGLSLEQTIAVGDGANDLPMLAIAGLGVAFRAKPLVKQSAKQAISTLGLDGILYLLGFRDRDGRN; encoded by the coding sequence TTGCGCGAAATCGTCCTGATTAACATCACAGGTGTTGACCGTCCGGGTCTCACTGCCGCCATCACTGGCGTGCTCGCGCAAGGCGGGGTGAACATCCTCGATATCGGTCAGGCGGTGATCCACGACACCTTGTCGTTCGGCATCCTGGTCGAAATCCCCGGAACCGAGCAAGGTTCTTCGGTGCTTAAGGACATTCTGTTCACGGCATACAAGCTCGATCAGCAGGTGCGCTTCACGGCGGTGTCCGAAGAGGATTACCAGCACTGGGTCGACGGGCAGGGCAAGTCGCGGCACATCGTGACGCTGCTGACCCGCAAGGTCACCGCCGAGCAGTTGCAGCGCGTCAGTTCCATCACCGCCAAATACGGGCTGAACATCGACCAGATTGATCGCCTGTCCGGACGCATGCCGCTGGACACTCCCGCCGACAAGGGCAAGGGCTGCATCGAATTTTCGGTGCGCGGTGAGCCGGCTGATCCCAAAGCGATGCAGGCGGAATTCCTCAGCGTGGCCCAGGCCCTGAATGTCGACATCGCTTTCCAGCAGGATTCGCTGTTCCGACGCAACCGGCGTCTGGCAGTGTTCGACATGGATTCGACGCTGATCGAAGCCGAAGTCATCGACGAGCTGGCCAAGGCCCACGGCGTGGGTGAGCTGGTGTCGGAAATCACTGAGCGCGCGATGCGCGGCGAACTGGATTTCCGCGCCAGCTTCAAGGAGCGCCTGGCGCTGCTCAAAGGGCTGGATGTCAGCGTGCTGGATGAGATCGGCGCATCGTTGCGTCTGACCGAAGGCGCTGAAACCCTGTTCGCCGAACTCAAGCGTCTGGGCTACAAGACGGCGATTCTGTCCGGCGGCTTCACCTATTTCGCCAAGCAGTTGCAAGCGAAGCTGGGCATTGATTATGTGTTCGCCAACGAGCTGGAAGTGGTGGATGGCAAATGCACCGGCAACGCCATCGAGCCGATTGTCGACGCTCAACGCAAGGCGGATCTGCTGCGTGAGCTGGCGCTCAAGGAAGGCTTGAGCCTGGAGCAGACCATTGCCGTGGGCGACGGCGCCAATGACTTGCCGATGCTGGCAATCGCCGGCCTGGGCGTAGCCTTCCGCGCCAAGCCGTTGGTCAAGCAGTCAGCCAAACAGGCGATCTCGACGCTGGGCCTGGACGGGATTCTGTACCTGCTGGGTTTCCGTGATCGGGATGGGCGTAACTGA
- the asd gene encoding archaetidylserine decarboxylase (Phosphatidylserine decarboxylase is synthesized as a single chain precursor. Generation of the pyruvoyl active site from a Ser is coupled to cleavage of a Gly-Ser bond between the larger (beta) and smaller (alpha chains). It is an integral membrane protein.) produces MLMKKRLFIFSQYLLPHHLLSRLAGCVAECRVRWFKNAFTAWFARRYQVDMSLALVEDLTAYEHFNAFFTRALKPDARPLDVTPGAILCPADGAISQLGPIDHGRIFQAKGHSFSVLELLGGDASLSAPFMGGEFATVYLSPKDYHRVHMPLAGTLREMVYVPGRIFSVNQTTAENVPELFARNERVVCLFDTERGPMAVVLVGAMIVASIETVWAGLVTPPKRELKTVRYDEAARAPIHLEKGAELGRFKLGSTAIVLFGPNQIKWAEELAAGSPVKMGEMLATPVEL; encoded by the coding sequence ATTTTGATGAAAAAGCGTCTGTTTATCTTCAGCCAGTATTTATTGCCGCATCACTTGCTGTCGCGTTTGGCTGGCTGCGTTGCCGAATGCCGGGTGCGCTGGTTCAAGAACGCCTTCACCGCATGGTTCGCCCGTCGTTATCAGGTGGATATGTCCCTGGCGCTGGTGGAAGACCTCACCGCTTATGAGCACTTCAACGCGTTCTTTACCCGCGCATTGAAACCCGACGCCCGCCCGCTGGACGTCACGCCGGGCGCGATTCTCTGCCCGGCCGATGGCGCGATCAGCCAGCTAGGCCCGATTGATCACGGCCGTATCTTCCAGGCCAAGGGCCACAGTTTCAGCGTGCTTGAACTGCTGGGTGGCGACGCCAGCCTGTCAGCGCCGTTCATGGGCGGCGAGTTCGCGACGGTTTACCTGTCGCCCAAGGACTATCACCGGGTCCACATGCCGTTGGCAGGCACCCTGCGCGAGATGGTTTATGTGCCGGGGCGGATTTTTTCGGTCAACCAGACCACCGCCGAGAACGTGCCGGAACTGTTCGCCCGCAACGAGCGCGTGGTCTGCCTGTTCGACACCGAGCGCGGTCCGATGGCCGTCGTACTGGTCGGCGCGATGATCGTGGCATCCATCGAAACCGTCTGGGCCGGGCTGGTCACTCCGCCTAAACGCGAGCTGAAAACCGTCCGCTACGACGAAGCCGCCCGGGCGCCGATCCATCTGGAGAAAGGTGCCGAACTGGGCCGCTTCAAACTGGGCTCCACCGCCATCGTTCTGTTCGGACCCAACCAGATTAAATGGGCTGAGGAACTGGCAGCGGGTTCACCCGTCAAAATGGGTGAGATGCTGGCCACGCCTGTAGAACTCTGA
- a CDS encoding PqiC family protein translates to MNFLRLPVVLLMTSVLGLAGCSVHQPTALYQLDSGTPGQPTRTGLAVLLGPVTVADYLQRETLLQRQPDGSLTASEEGRWAGSLSSDIDQLLLRQLAWKLDSQRVVLAPAVTDFTPDVQVVLSITRLDSGAKQPAILDAQWRLLDRKGQVRDSRIVHLQEQHAGTSVDQVRAQGVLLQRLADQLSSAVKPISWQPVEQPKKAPVARAKEPEKPKMPMALPIRTDLEVFRF, encoded by the coding sequence ATGAATTTTCTACGCCTTCCCGTTGTTTTGTTGATGACCAGCGTTTTGGGTCTGGCTGGTTGCAGTGTGCATCAGCCGACTGCGCTTTATCAGTTGGACAGTGGTACACCTGGGCAGCCTACCCGCACAGGGCTGGCTGTTTTACTTGGTCCGGTCACCGTGGCCGATTACCTGCAACGCGAAACGCTGTTGCAGCGTCAGCCGGATGGCAGCCTGACTGCCTCCGAGGAAGGACGCTGGGCTGGCAGCCTGTCTTCGGACATTGATCAGCTTCTGCTGCGCCAATTGGCCTGGAAGCTGGACAGCCAGCGCGTGGTACTCGCGCCGGCAGTCACTGATTTCACGCCTGACGTGCAGGTGGTGCTTTCCATCACTCGCCTGGATTCCGGTGCCAAACAGCCTGCAATCCTTGATGCACAATGGCGCTTGCTGGATCGCAAGGGTCAGGTACGCGACAGTCGTATTGTCCATCTGCAGGAGCAGCATGCCGGAACCTCGGTCGATCAGGTTCGGGCCCAGGGTGTCTTGTTGCAGCGTCTGGCCGATCAGCTGAGCTCGGCGGTCAAGCCGATCTCCTGGCAGCCGGTCGAACAGCCAAAGAAAGCCCCGGTTGCGCGCGCCAAAGAGCCGGAGAAACCCAAGATGCCGATGGCCCTGCCGATCCGTACCGATCTGGAAGTGTTCCGCTTCTGA
- a CDS encoding esterase-like activity of phytase family protein — protein MRGWLAGLLLMVAVPALAVPLEELTLVSEHPVDGMVGGNLSGLASCGGQLWTVSDRDDDVLYSLDIAATVWQAQANALQIPPVPESYLPGTLQSMAKVSALVRGGSLDFEGVTCDAAGNRYLVSEAFALVLKVPAQGAPVWLDLPATVVEQARANGMLQHFNGIFEGIAINPAGDRLWLAAEREQRGLLVVSRENDLWQCKGSCVLRTEPGQDVLPTQVGGKRVSRDFSDLSLFDGKLYALERSAYRICRRTLETGKTERCWSFAREALRPDRLYSQSYGLTEALVVDATGAWVGTDNNFGERADGEKRPVVWRFAAPKGGWSAKQ, from the coding sequence ATGCGAGGCTGGCTTGCCGGTCTGTTGCTGATGGTTGCTGTACCGGCTTTGGCAGTCCCGCTGGAAGAGCTGACCCTGGTTTCCGAGCACCCGGTCGATGGCATGGTGGGCGGCAATCTATCTGGCCTGGCGTCCTGTGGCGGCCAGTTGTGGACGGTTTCCGACCGCGATGATGACGTGCTGTACAGCCTGGATATCGCCGCCACCGTCTGGCAAGCGCAGGCGAATGCGCTGCAGATTCCGCCGGTTCCCGAAAGCTATTTGCCGGGTACGTTGCAGTCGATGGCCAAGGTGTCCGCCCTGGTTCGTGGCGGCAGCCTGGATTTTGAAGGCGTGACCTGTGATGCAGCGGGCAATCGTTATCTGGTCAGCGAAGCCTTCGCGTTGGTCCTCAAGGTGCCGGCACAAGGTGCTCCGGTCTGGCTGGACTTGCCCGCCACAGTGGTGGAGCAGGCCCGCGCCAACGGCATGTTGCAGCACTTCAACGGCATTTTCGAAGGCATTGCGATCAATCCGGCCGGTGATCGCCTTTGGCTGGCCGCCGAGCGTGAGCAACGCGGTTTGCTGGTCGTGAGCCGGGAAAACGACTTGTGGCAGTGCAAGGGCAGCTGCGTCTTGCGCACCGAACCGGGCCAAGACGTGCTGCCGACGCAAGTGGGCGGGAAGCGGGTGTCCCGGGACTTCTCTGATCTGTCGCTGTTCGATGGCAAGCTGTACGCGCTGGAACGCTCGGCCTATCGCATTTGTCGGCGCACGCTGGAAACCGGCAAAACCGAGCGCTGCTGGTCGTTTGCCAGGGAAGCGTTGCGGCCTGATCGTCTTTATAGCCAAAGTTATGGCCTGACCGAGGCGCTCGTGGTGGATGCAACCGGGGCGTGGGTCGGCACCGATAACAATTTTGGCGAGCGCGCCGATGGCGAGAAACGCCCGGTGGTCTGGCGTTTCGCAGCCCCCAAAGGCGGCTGGAGTGCGAAACAATGA
- a CDS encoding histidine kinase produces the protein MNRPTPVKTDNFFLLIFRALRHRRVPIALRIASHNVILVALALVIYAGVMGLQFKQAMHEQADALGQALTTQTATSATELLVSNDILSLNVLLGNLVKNPLVAHAAIYSVDNRILAEAGQRPKNGLLGEAEGLYEIKITFQDVMAGHLRISLDMSQFQQPMTISLQSMGILAGILLALALALSLRLGRHISTPLLQLRVWLRDIDPYTPAVDRQDEIGDLARQLQTSFAPPMPEPEPEPEPEYVDDEGDEGDDPYLEQEEEAEPAFKGRNSREPGFDEAPKPRLPAPPVQRRLVAEEDEEDEDDPFADLRDNASPAPAVSKAPVAPSTPQPSAVLAVQLGSQDQLRRLPRARLTDLLQRYRDCLDQASSLYEGELHTLNDGSTLMLFHSEESGDDYLTNAICCGELLRALSHALQIEVADSGITLQLQLGLTLGEGLSGLSQIDLLLTETAQDALALSQHSRNLLLVERKINDDALIRQRARIRPIASPEGACCVERLMEPYPSMLERQLARMHETRKA, from the coding sequence GTGAACCGGCCCACGCCAGTTAAAACCGATAACTTCTTCCTGCTTATCTTCCGTGCACTGCGCCATCGCCGTGTTCCGATTGCTTTGCGCATTGCCAGCCATAACGTGATCCTCGTCGCCTTGGCGCTGGTGATTTACGCGGGCGTGATGGGTTTGCAATTCAAGCAGGCCATGCATGAGCAGGCCGATGCGCTTGGCCAGGCACTCACCACGCAGACCGCAACGTCAGCCACTGAACTGCTGGTGTCCAACGACATCCTCAGCCTCAACGTGCTGCTCGGCAATCTGGTGAAGAACCCGCTTGTAGCCCACGCCGCCATCTACAGCGTGGACAACCGCATCCTTGCCGAAGCCGGTCAGCGTCCGAAAAACGGGCTGCTGGGCGAAGCCGAAGGCCTGTATGAAATCAAGATCACCTTCCAGGATGTGATGGCCGGGCATCTGCGCATCAGCCTGGACATGAGCCAGTTCCAGCAGCCGATGACCATCAGCCTGCAAAGCATGGGCATTCTGGCCGGGATTCTGCTCGCGCTGGCCCTGGCTTTGAGCTTGCGCCTGGGTCGACACATTTCCACGCCGCTGCTGCAACTGCGCGTCTGGCTGCGCGATATCGATCCGTACACCCCAGCGGTGGATCGTCAGGACGAAATCGGTGATCTGGCCCGTCAGCTGCAGACATCGTTTGCCCCGCCAATGCCGGAGCCCGAGCCTGAACCCGAGCCGGAATACGTCGACGACGAAGGCGACGAAGGCGACGATCCGTATCTGGAGCAGGAAGAAGAAGCCGAGCCGGCGTTCAAGGGTCGCAATTCCCGCGAGCCAGGTTTCGATGAAGCACCCAAGCCACGCTTGCCGGCGCCGCCCGTGCAGCGTCGACTGGTTGCCGAGGAAGATGAAGAGGACGAAGACGATCCGTTCGCCGACCTGCGCGACAACGCCAGCCCGGCGCCCGCCGTCAGCAAGGCACCGGTCGCACCGAGCACTCCGCAACCGAGCGCCGTGCTTGCCGTGCAACTCGGCTCCCAGGATCAACTGCGCCGCCTGCCTCGCGCACGCCTGACTGATTTACTGCAACGTTATCGCGATTGCCTGGATCAAGCCTCGTCGCTGTATGAAGGCGAACTGCATACGCTCAACGATGGCAGCACGCTGATGTTGTTCCACAGCGAAGAAAGCGGCGACGACTACCTGACCAACGCCATTTGCTGCGGCGAATTGCTGCGGGCGTTGAGCCATGCCTTGCAGATTGAAGTCGCCGACAGCGGCATCACCCTGCAATTGCAATTGGGCCTGACGCTGGGTGAAGGTTTGTCCGGCCTGAGCCAGATCGATCTGCTGCTCACCGAAACGGCGCAGGATGCCCTGGCCCTTTCCCAGCACAGCCGCAACCTGCTGCTGGTCGAGCGCAAGATCAACGACGACGCGCTGATCCGCCAACGTGCGCGCATCCGCCCAATCGCCAGCCCGGAAGGCGCCTGCTGCGTCGAGCGCCTGATGGAACCTTATCCATCCATGCTCGAACGCCAACTCGCACGCATGCACGAGACGCGCAAGGCTTGA